In one Streptomyces venezuelae genomic region, the following are encoded:
- a CDS encoding acyl-CoA dehydrogenase family protein — translation MSTARSTVLETDEHQALRAAVAALGRRYGRDYLAKVAGSGGHPDELWADAAKLGYLGVNLPEEYGGGGGGIAELSIVLEELGAAGCPLLMMVVSPAICGTVIARFGTEEQKRTWLPGLADGTRTMAFGITEPDAGSNSHRITTTARRDPDSGDWLLNGRKVFISGVDIADATLIVGRTSDARTGNLKPCLFIVPRDAPGFERRQIDMELQAAEKQFELTLDDVRLPADALVGGGPSHAFGSGGEDAGLLQLFAGLNPERIMTAAFALGMGRYALSRAVEYAKERSVWKSPIGAHQAIAHPLAQSHVEIELARLMMQKAARLYDEGDDVGAGEAANMAKLAAADACVKAVDQSVHTLGGNGLTKEFGLASLIVASRVARIAPVSREMILNYVSHQTLGLPKSY, via the coding sequence ATGAGCACCGCTCGCAGCACCGTCCTCGAAACCGATGAGCATCAGGCCCTGCGCGCCGCGGTCGCCGCGCTCGGGCGCCGGTACGGCCGCGACTACCTGGCCAAGGTCGCAGGCAGCGGAGGTCACCCCGACGAACTGTGGGCGGACGCCGCCAAGCTCGGCTACCTGGGCGTGAACCTGCCCGAGGAGTACGGCGGAGGGGGCGGCGGCATCGCGGAACTCTCCATAGTCCTCGAGGAGTTGGGCGCGGCAGGCTGCCCGCTCCTCATGATGGTCGTCTCGCCCGCGATCTGCGGCACGGTCATCGCCCGCTTCGGCACCGAGGAGCAGAAGCGCACCTGGCTGCCGGGGCTCGCCGACGGCACCCGCACCATGGCGTTCGGGATCACCGAGCCCGACGCGGGCTCCAACTCGCACCGCATCACCACCACCGCACGCCGCGACCCGGACTCCGGCGACTGGCTGCTCAACGGCCGCAAGGTCTTCATCTCCGGAGTCGACATCGCCGACGCGACGCTCATCGTGGGCCGTACGTCCGACGCGCGGACCGGCAACCTCAAACCGTGCCTGTTCATCGTCCCGCGCGACGCCCCCGGCTTCGAGCGGCGACAGATCGACATGGAACTCCAGGCAGCGGAGAAGCAGTTCGAACTGACCCTCGACGACGTACGGCTCCCGGCGGACGCGCTCGTCGGTGGGGGCCCCTCCCACGCTTTCGGCAGTGGGGGAGAGGACGCGGGCCTGCTCCAGCTCTTCGCGGGCCTCAACCCCGAACGCATCATGACGGCCGCCTTCGCGCTCGGCATGGGGCGGTACGCGCTGTCCCGCGCCGTCGAGTACGCGAAGGAACGCAGCGTCTGGAAGTCCCCGATCGGCGCCCACCAAGCGATCGCGCACCCCCTCGCCCAGTCCCACGTGGAGATCGAACTGGCCCGTCTGATGATGCAGAAGGCCGCCAGGCTCTACGACGAGGGCGACGACGTCGGCGCGGGCGAGGCGGCCAACATGGCGAAGCTCGCCGCCGCCGACGCGTGCGTGAAGGCCGTCGACCAGTCCGTGCACACGTTGGGCGGCAACGGCCTGACCAAGGAGTTCGGGCTCGCGTCGTTGATCGTCGCGTCCCGCGTGGCACGGATCGCCCCGGTGAGCCGGGAAATGATCCTGAACTACGTCTCGCACCAGACGCTGGGCCTGCCGAAGTCCTACTGA
- a CDS encoding acyl-CoA carboxylase subunit beta, which yields MTVLASALDPASAEYAEHRQAMLDRLAELGTEQNKALAGGGEKYVARHRERGKLLARERIELLLDPDTPFLELSPLAAWGSDYPVGASMVTGIGVVEGVECLITANDPTVRGGASNPWTLKKAFRAHEIGHANRLPSIHLVESGGADLPSQKEIFIPGGALFKHLTQSSAAGIPTIAVVFGNSTAGGAYVPGMSDHVIMVKERAKVFLGGPPLVKMATGEESDDESLGGAEMHARTSGLADYLAEDERDALRQARRVVSRLNWRKAYADPDPVSVAAPEYDEDELLGIVPGDLKKPFDPREVIARIVDGSDFDEFKPLYGSSLVTGWAALHGYPVGVLANAQGVLFSEESQKAAQFIQLANQRDIPLLFLHNTTGYMVGKEYEQGGIIKHGAMMINAVSNSRVPHLSVLMGASYGAGHYGMCGRAYDPRFLFAWPSAKSAVMGPQQLAGVLSIVARASAAAKGQPYDDEADAGLRAMVEQQIEAESLPMFLSGRLYDDGVIDPRDTRTVLGLCLSAIHTAPYEGARGGFGVFRM from the coding sequence GTGACCGTCCTCGCCTCCGCGCTCGACCCCGCGAGCGCCGAGTACGCCGAGCACCGCCAGGCCATGCTGGACCGGCTCGCCGAGCTCGGCACCGAACAGAACAAGGCGCTCGCGGGCGGCGGCGAGAAGTACGTCGCCCGGCACCGCGAGCGCGGCAAACTCCTCGCCCGGGAGCGCATCGAGCTGCTCCTCGACCCGGACACCCCGTTCCTGGAGCTGTCGCCGCTCGCCGCCTGGGGCAGCGACTACCCCGTCGGCGCCTCCATGGTCACCGGCATCGGTGTCGTCGAGGGCGTGGAGTGCCTGATCACGGCGAACGATCCGACGGTCCGGGGCGGCGCCTCCAACCCCTGGACGCTGAAGAAGGCCTTCCGGGCGCACGAGATCGGGCACGCCAACCGGCTGCCGTCCATTCACCTCGTGGAGTCCGGGGGCGCGGATCTCCCCTCCCAGAAGGAGATCTTCATCCCGGGCGGTGCGCTCTTCAAGCACCTCACGCAGTCCTCGGCCGCCGGCATTCCCACCATCGCCGTCGTCTTCGGCAACTCCACCGCGGGCGGAGCCTACGTACCCGGCATGAGCGACCACGTGATCATGGTCAAGGAGCGCGCGAAGGTCTTCCTCGGCGGCCCGCCCCTGGTGAAGATGGCCACCGGCGAGGAGAGCGACGACGAGTCGCTCGGCGGCGCCGAGATGCACGCCCGCACCTCAGGCCTCGCCGACTATCTGGCCGAGGACGAACGCGACGCGCTGCGCCAGGCCCGCCGGGTCGTCTCGCGCCTCAACTGGCGCAAGGCGTACGCCGATCCGGACCCGGTGTCCGTCGCGGCGCCCGAGTACGACGAGGACGAGCTCCTCGGCATCGTCCCCGGCGACCTGAAGAAGCCCTTCGACCCGCGCGAGGTCATCGCCCGCATCGTCGACGGTTCCGACTTCGACGAGTTCAAGCCGCTGTACGGGAGCTCGCTCGTCACCGGGTGGGCCGCCCTGCACGGCTACCCCGTCGGCGTCCTCGCCAACGCGCAGGGCGTCCTGTTCAGCGAGGAGTCGCAGAAGGCCGCCCAGTTCATCCAGCTGGCCAACCAGCGCGACATCCCGCTGCTCTTCCTGCACAACACCACCGGCTACATGGTCGGCAAGGAGTACGAGCAGGGCGGCATCATCAAGCACGGCGCGATGATGATCAACGCGGTCAGCAACTCGCGGGTGCCGCACCTGTCCGTGCTCATGGGCGCCAGCTACGGCGCCGGGCACTACGGCATGTGCGGCCGTGCCTACGACCCCCGCTTCCTCTTCGCCTGGCCCAGCGCCAAGTCCGCGGTCATGGGCCCGCAGCAGCTCGCGGGCGTCCTGTCGATCGTCGCCCGCGCCTCCGCCGCCGCGAAGGGACAGCCCTACGACGATGAGGCGGACGCCGGTCTGCGCGCCATGGTCGAGCAGCAGATCGAGGCCGAGTCGCTGCCGATGTTCCTGTCCGGGCGGCTCTACGACGACGGGGTCATCGACCCGCGCGACACCCGCACCGTCCTCGGCCTCTGCCTCTCCGCGATCCACACCGCCCCCTACGAGGGCGCGCGCGGCGGCTTCGGCGTCTTCCGGATGTGA
- a CDS encoding TIGR03084 family metal-binding protein gives MSDALPVLDDLRSESEELDALVAELSEEKWSLATPAPGWTVAHQIAHLTWTDRAALLAATDPDAFADEVEKAAAAPGSFVDEGAAEGAALPPAELLARWRAGRDDLWRALSEAPAGTRLPWYGPPMAVPSMVTARLMETWAHGQDVADALGATRAPTDRLRHVARIGVRARDFAFAVRGLSAPGEEFRVELTSPVTGEVWAYGPEGAAQRVTGPGLDFCLLVTQRAHRSDLAVRAEGPDADRWLNIAQAFAGPPGAGRRAKADGAGDHR, from the coding sequence GTGTCCGATGCCCTGCCCGTGCTCGACGACCTGCGCAGCGAGAGCGAGGAACTCGACGCTCTCGTCGCGGAGTTGAGCGAGGAGAAGTGGTCCCTCGCGACGCCCGCGCCCGGCTGGACCGTCGCCCACCAGATCGCGCACCTCACCTGGACGGACCGGGCGGCCCTGCTCGCCGCCACCGACCCGGACGCGTTCGCCGACGAGGTCGAGAAGGCGGCCGCGGCACCCGGCTCGTTCGTGGACGAGGGCGCGGCGGAGGGCGCGGCGCTGCCGCCCGCCGAGCTGCTCGCCCGCTGGCGGGCGGGCCGCGACGACCTGTGGCGGGCTCTGAGCGAGGCGCCGGCCGGCACGCGACTGCCCTGGTACGGGCCGCCGATGGCCGTCCCGTCCATGGTGACCGCGCGGCTCATGGAGACGTGGGCGCACGGCCAGGACGTGGCGGACGCGCTCGGCGCGACGCGGGCGCCGACGGACCGGCTGCGGCACGTGGCACGGATCGGGGTACGGGCCCGTGACTTCGCCTTCGCCGTACGTGGACTGAGCGCTCCGGGCGAGGAGTTCCGGGTCGAGCTGACGTCGCCCGTGACGGGGGAGGTCTGGGCGTACGGCCCCGAGGGCGCGGCCCAGCGCGTGACGGGACCCGGCCTCGACTTCTGCCTCCTGGTCACCCAGCGGGCCCACCGCTCGGACCTGGCGGTACGGGCGGAGGGCCCCGACGCGGACCGCTGGCTGAACATCGCCCAGGCCTTCGCGGGGCCACCGGGTGCGGGGCGGCGGGCGAAGGCGGACGGCGCGGGGGACCACCGATGA
- a CDS encoding enoyl-CoA hydratase family protein, with translation MSLTVSSPARGITTVTLDAPERRNALSADLVKALAEALADLGEDGETRAVLLTHTGATFCSGADLKAPPDPAVFVALLRQLVALPKPVIARVDGHVRAGGLGLLGACDLAAAGPASSFAFTEVHIGVAPAVISLPLLPRLDPSAAARYYLTGERFDAAEAARIGLVTVAGPDVDATVEPLLEGLRRAAPGALAETKKLLTAKVLDAFDDQTDALTALSARLFGSAEAREGMTAFLERRERPWVL, from the coding sequence GTGAGTCTCACCGTCTCTTCCCCGGCCCGCGGCATCACGACCGTCACCTTGGACGCGCCCGAGCGCCGGAACGCGCTCTCGGCGGACCTGGTGAAGGCCCTCGCCGAGGCACTGGCAGACCTCGGCGAGGACGGCGAGACACGCGCCGTCCTCCTCACCCACACGGGGGCGACGTTCTGCTCCGGCGCCGACCTGAAGGCACCGCCGGACCCGGCGGTGTTCGTCGCGTTGCTCCGGCAGCTGGTGGCGCTGCCCAAGCCGGTGATCGCACGGGTCGACGGCCACGTGCGTGCGGGCGGGCTCGGACTGCTCGGCGCGTGCGACCTGGCGGCGGCGGGACCGGCGTCGTCCTTCGCGTTCACGGAGGTGCACATAGGAGTGGCCCCGGCCGTCATCTCCCTCCCGCTCCTCCCCCGCCTCGACCCGAGCGCGGCCGCCCGCTACTACCTCACCGGCGAACGCTTCGACGCGGCGGAAGCGGCCCGCATCGGCCTGGTCACGGTCGCGGGCCCGGACGTGGACGCCACGGTCGAACCCCTGCTGGAAGGCCTCCGCCGGGCGGCGCCGGGAGCCCTGGCCGAGACGAAGAAGCTGCTCACGGCTAAGGTGCTCGACGCATTCGACGACCAAACGGACGCCCTCACGGCCCTGTCCGCGCGGCTCTTCGGCTCCGCCGAGGCGCGCGAGGGAATGACGGCGTTCCTCGAACGACGGGAGCGCCCATGGGTGCTGTGA
- a CDS encoding acyclic terpene utilization AtuA family protein produces the protein MTRRTRPLRIGNASGFYGDRFGAMREMLTGGELDVLTGDYLAELTMLILGRDRLKDPARGYAKTFLRQLEECLGLARERGVRIVANAGGLNPAGLAGAVRELAGRLGIDVRVAHVEGDGLGDRFPRALTANAYLGGAGIAACLDAGADIVLTGRVTDAALVTGPAAAHFGWAPDAYDELAGAVVAGHVLECGPQATGGNYAFFAEQQAKRGADVLRHPGYPLAEIHEDGSSVITKHDGTGGFVDVGTVTAQLLYETQGARYAGPDVTARLDTVALTQVGPDRVRIDGVRGEAPPPTLKVGLNRLGGFRNEVVFVLTGLDIEAKAALARAQIEDALDRAKSRPAEVRWELARTDRPDAPTEECASALLRLVVRDADADTVGRALSGAAIELALAGYPGFHVTAPPGKGSPYGVFEAAYVERDTVEQVAVLPDGQRRAVSHGAVTRVLEDPDPAPLPPPLPPGPTCRAPLGLVAGARSGDKGGDANVGVWVRSDDAWRWLAHELTVERLRQLLPEAAGLRVVRHDLPNLRALNFVVEGLLGEGVAAQARFDPQAKGLGEWLRARHLDIPEVLL, from the coding sequence GTGACCCGGCGAACACGCCCCCTCCGCATCGGCAACGCCTCCGGTTTCTACGGGGACCGGTTCGGCGCCATGCGCGAGATGCTCACCGGTGGGGAGCTTGACGTGCTCACCGGGGACTATCTCGCCGAGCTCACCATGCTCATCCTCGGCCGTGACCGGCTCAAGGACCCCGCGCGCGGGTACGCCAAGACCTTCCTGCGGCAGCTGGAGGAGTGCCTCGGGCTCGCCCGGGAGCGCGGCGTCCGCATCGTCGCCAACGCGGGCGGGCTCAACCCTGCCGGGCTCGCCGGGGCCGTGCGGGAGCTCGCCGGGCGGCTCGGGATCGACGTGCGGGTCGCGCACGTCGAGGGCGACGGTCTCGGCGACCGCTTCCCCCGCGCCCTCACCGCCAACGCCTACCTCGGCGGCGCCGGCATCGCCGCCTGTCTGGACGCGGGCGCCGACATCGTCCTCACCGGGCGCGTCACCGACGCCGCCCTCGTCACCGGGCCCGCCGCCGCGCACTTCGGATGGGCCCCGGACGCGTACGACGAGCTCGCAGGGGCCGTCGTCGCCGGGCACGTGCTGGAGTGCGGACCGCAGGCCACCGGCGGCAACTACGCCTTCTTCGCCGAGCAGCAGGCGAAGCGCGGCGCGGACGTCCTGCGGCACCCCGGCTATCCCCTCGCCGAGATCCACGAGGACGGCTCCTCCGTCATCACCAAGCACGACGGCACCGGCGGCTTCGTCGATGTCGGCACGGTCACCGCGCAGCTCCTCTACGAGACGCAGGGCGCCCGGTACGCGGGCCCCGACGTCACCGCGCGCCTCGACACCGTCGCCCTCACCCAGGTGGGACCCGACCGCGTCCGCATCGACGGCGTGCGCGGCGAGGCGCCGCCCCCGACGCTCAAAGTGGGCCTCAACCGCCTCGGCGGCTTCCGCAACGAAGTCGTCTTCGTGCTGACCGGACTCGACATCGAGGCCAAGGCCGCGCTCGCCCGCGCCCAGATCGAGGACGCCCTCGACCGCGCCAAGTCCCGCCCCGCCGAGGTGCGGTGGGAGCTGGCCCGCACCGACCGCCCGGACGCCCCGACCGAGGAGTGCGCCAGCGCCCTGCTGCGGCTCGTCGTGCGGGACGCCGACGCGGACACCGTCGGCCGCGCCCTCAGCGGCGCCGCGATCGAACTCGCCCTGGCCGGCTACCCCGGCTTCCACGTGACGGCCCCGCCCGGCAAGGGCTCCCCGTACGGGGTGTTCGAGGCCGCGTACGTCGAGCGCGACACCGTCGAGCAGGTGGCCGTGCTGCCCGACGGGCAGCGCAGAGCCGTGTCGCACGGCGCCGTCACCCGCGTACTCGAGGACCCGGACCCCGCGCCCCTGCCCCCGCCCCTGCCGCCGGGACCCACCTGCCGCGCCCCCCTCGGTCTCGTCGCCGGAGCCCGCAGCGGCGACAAGGGCGGTGACGCCAACGTCGGCGTATGGGTGCGGTCCGACGACGCCTGGCGGTGGCTCGCCCACGAACTCACCGTCGAGCGGCTGCGCCAGCTCCTCCCGGAGGCCGCCGGCCTGCGCGTCGTCCGTCACGACCTGCCCAACCTGCGCGCCCTGAACTTCGTCGTCGAGGGCCTGCTCGGCGAGGGCGTGGCCGCACAGGCCCGCTTCGACCCGCAGGCCAAGGGCCTCGGCGAGTGGCTGCGCGCCCGCCATCTCGACATACCGGAGGTACTGCTGTGA
- a CDS encoding acetyl/propionyl/methylcrotonyl-CoA carboxylase subunit alpha: protein MISTLLVANRGEIACRVFRTCRELGIATVAVYSDADADALHVREADHAVRLPGAAPADTYLRGDLVVKAAQAAGADAIHPGYGFLSENAGFARAVLDAGLVWIGPPPGAIEAMASKTRAKELMGIEPLGEVTEADLPVLVKAAAGGGGRGMRVVRELARLDDELAAARSEAASAFGDGEVFVEPYVEGGRHVEVQIMADAHGTVWPLGTRDCSLQRRHQKVIEESPAPGLAPRLVDELHEQAVRAARVTDYRGAGTVEFLVAGERAHFLEMNTRLQVEHPVTEAVFGLDLVALQIRIAEGDALEKDPPAAHGHAVEARLYAEDPAADWAPQTGTLHRVDVPGAVRLDSGYAAGDTVGVHYDAMLAKAVAYAPTRAEAVRKLAGALARAAVHGPVTNRDLLVRSLRHPEFTGARMDTGFYDRHAEALTAPAPDPHAPLAAALVDAHGRSRFGGWRNLRSQPHLKRYRTEPDGTEHEVRYHHTRQGPTADGVTVLDVSPGLVVLEVDGVRRQFTVSRYGDRVHVGTPAGDTALTALPLLPEPTTRRAPGSLLAPMPGTVVRVADGLAEGQQVTAGQPLVWLEAMKMEHRICAPASGTLTALHAVPGRQVEVGALLAVVQEVAQEVSQEVVQEGESS from the coding sequence ATGATTTCCACTCTGCTGGTGGCCAACCGGGGCGAGATCGCCTGCCGTGTCTTCCGCACCTGCCGCGAGCTCGGGATCGCCACGGTCGCCGTGTACTCCGACGCCGACGCGGACGCCCTGCACGTACGGGAGGCGGACCACGCCGTACGGCTGCCGGGTGCGGCGCCCGCCGACACGTATCTGCGCGGTGACCTCGTCGTGAAGGCCGCGCAGGCCGCGGGCGCCGACGCGATCCACCCCGGCTACGGCTTCCTCTCCGAGAACGCGGGCTTCGCGCGCGCCGTCCTGGACGCCGGGCTCGTCTGGATCGGGCCGCCGCCCGGGGCGATCGAGGCGATGGCGTCGAAGACGCGCGCCAAGGAGCTGATGGGCATCGAGCCGCTCGGCGAGGTCACCGAGGCCGACCTGCCGGTCCTGGTGAAGGCGGCGGCCGGGGGCGGCGGGCGCGGCATGCGCGTCGTACGCGAACTGGCGCGGCTGGACGACGAGTTGGCGGCCGCGCGGTCCGAGGCCGCCAGTGCCTTCGGGGACGGGGAGGTGTTCGTCGAGCCGTACGTCGAGGGCGGCCGGCACGTCGAGGTGCAGATCATGGCCGACGCGCACGGCACCGTGTGGCCGCTCGGCACCCGCGACTGCAGCCTCCAGCGCAGACACCAGAAGGTCATCGAGGAGTCCCCGGCCCCGGGCCTCGCCCCGCGGCTCGTCGACGAACTGCACGAGCAGGCGGTGCGCGCCGCGCGCGTCACCGACTACCGCGGCGCCGGCACCGTCGAGTTCCTGGTGGCGGGGGAGCGCGCGCACTTCCTTGAGATGAACACCCGCCTCCAGGTCGAACACCCCGTGACGGAGGCGGTGTTCGGGCTCGACCTCGTCGCCCTGCAGATCCGGATCGCCGAGGGCGACGCCCTGGAGAAGGACCCGCCGGCCGCCCACGGGCACGCCGTCGAGGCCCGCCTCTACGCCGAGGACCCCGCCGCCGACTGGGCCCCGCAGACCGGCACCCTGCACCGCGTCGACGTACCCGGCGCCGTCCGCCTCGACAGCGGATACGCGGCGGGCGACACCGTCGGCGTGCACTACGACGCCATGCTCGCCAAGGCCGTCGCGTACGCGCCGACCCGCGCCGAGGCCGTCCGCAAACTGGCGGGCGCCCTGGCACGCGCCGCCGTCCACGGCCCCGTCACCAACCGCGACCTGCTCGTACGCTCCCTGCGGCACCCCGAGTTCACCGGGGCCCGCATGGACACCGGCTTCTACGACCGGCACGCCGAAGCCCTCACGGCCCCCGCCCCCGACCCGCACGCCCCGCTGGCCGCGGCGCTCGTCGACGCGCACGGACGGTCCCGGTTCGGCGGCTGGCGCAACCTCCGCTCGCAGCCCCACCTCAAGCGGTACCGCACCGAGCCCGACGGCACGGAGCACGAGGTCCGCTACCACCACACCCGGCAGGGCCCGACCGCCGACGGCGTCACCGTGCTGGACGTGAGCCCAGGTCTCGTCGTCCTCGAAGTCGACGGCGTACGCCGGCAGTTCACGGTCAGCCGTTACGGCGACCGCGTCCACGTCGGCACACCCGCCGGAGACACCGCGCTCACCGCGCTGCCCCTGCTCCCCGAACCCACCACCCGCCGCGCACCCGGCTCCCTGCTCGCCCCCATGCCCGGCACGGTCGTACGCGTCGCGGACGGCCTCGCCGAGGGGCAGCAGGTCACCGCCGGGCAGCCGCTCGTCTGGCTGGAGGCCATGAAGATGGAGCACCGCATCTGCGCCCCCGCCTCCGGAACGCTCACCGCCCTGCACGCCGTGCCCGGCCGCCAGGTCGAGGTCGGCGCGCTGCTCGCCGTCGTGCAAGAGGTCGCACAAGAGGTCTCACAAGAGGTCGTACAAGAGGGAGAGTCGTCATGA